A region from the Actinomycetota bacterium genome encodes:
- the hypE gene encoding hydrogenase expression/formation protein HypE, translating into MAHGAGMKATQTLVSGLFEPSFANEALAELADAATLNVEGVGIAFTTDSYVVKPLSFPGSSIGELAVNGTLNDLAVSGARPVALSAAFIIEEGLDADILRAEVAAMAAAAERARVPIATGDTKVVERGKADGMYITTAGVGVKDRRSRLSATSIRPGDRILCSGTIGDHGTAVMLARGDLELDADISSDSAPVWELADALMESVGPSLRVMRDPTRGGVATVLNELAHDADVGVILDEDAVPLQPAVKGACEILGIDPMYVANEGKVLAVVAADAADVALAALRRRPLGTAAAIIGEIAEQPEGMVLVRTGFGGTRIMDMLIGDPLPRIC; encoded by the coding sequence ACGCAGACGCTGGTGTCGGGTCTGTTCGAGCCCAGCTTCGCGAACGAAGCCTTGGCGGAGCTTGCCGATGCTGCCACCCTCAACGTGGAAGGGGTCGGCATCGCCTTCACGACCGACTCCTATGTCGTGAAGCCGCTGTCCTTCCCGGGAAGCTCGATCGGCGAGCTCGCGGTCAACGGGACGCTGAACGACCTCGCCGTCAGCGGTGCGCGGCCGGTCGCCCTGTCCGCGGCTTTCATCATCGAGGAGGGGCTCGACGCAGACATCCTGCGCGCCGAGGTGGCGGCGATGGCGGCCGCGGCCGAACGCGCCCGCGTGCCCATAGCAACGGGTGACACAAAGGTGGTCGAGCGCGGCAAGGCAGATGGGATGTACATCACGACCGCGGGAGTCGGCGTCAAGGACCGCAGGAGCCGGTTGTCCGCGACGTCGATCCGTCCGGGTGACCGCATCTTGTGCTCGGGGACGATCGGCGACCACGGGACCGCTGTGATGCTGGCGCGAGGCGACCTGGAGTTGGATGCGGATATCTCGTCCGACAGCGCGCCGGTATGGGAGCTTGCCGACGCATTGATGGAGTCCGTAGGTCCGTCGTTGAGAGTGATGAGGGACCCCACGCGCGGGGGAGTGGCAACGGTGTTGAACGAGCTCGCCCACGATGCGGACGTCGGCGTCATCCTCGACGAGGATGCGGTTCCGCTGCAGCCGGCGGTGAAGGGGGCGTGCGAGATCCTCGGTATCGATCCTATGTACGTCGCGAACGAGGGGAAGGTCCTCGCGGTGGTCGCGGCTGATGCCGCGGATGTCGCCCTTGCTGCACTGCGGAGGCGGCCGCTGGGGACAGCCGCGGCGATCATCGGTGAGATTGCGGAGCAACCCGAGGGGATGGTGCTCGTCCGGACCGGGTTCGGCGGAACACGCATCATGGACATGCTGATCGGGGACCCTCTCCCCAGGATCTGCTGA